A single region of the Duganella sp. BuS-21 genome encodes:
- a CDS encoding tryptophan 7-halogenase: MNQTMPPKKIIIVGGGSAGWMTALMYGEALIKKGVEIIVLESPTVGVIGVGEGSTPALKRYFDSLGIAESEWMPACNATYKSGITFDGWSTKPGYASYFHQFATMVDNLTLPNFMENVHARQRGADVDARPNRYFLSARLADDCLAPQASENFPFFTTYGYHFDAALLGQFLQQRAAALGVQYKSCHVTHAVMNERGDIAAVATKEGEQIAADFFIDCSGFSALLIGKTLETPFVSYADNLFNDAAIAMPSEIGAKIPTLTVSTAMKHGWSWKIPLTNRYGNGYVYSSSFVSADEAEHELRAKLGLLASDTQARHLKMKLGRVSKHWNRNVLAVGLSQGFLEPLEATALYLTQMTAAIFLLFLEKGDMSEQAQDVYNQEIHDYFDGHRDYIVAHYKTNSRSDTPYWRANAENLGGVSDSLKHIFQTWIEGRDLAAEIRRQNIERYYPVGSWYALLAGMGSFPEIAQTGSGADALAPLDDFMRRCALNFRDHRAVLNELGRPAEM, from the coding sequence ATGAACCAGACCATGCCTCCCAAGAAAATCATCATCGTCGGCGGCGGCAGCGCCGGCTGGATGACGGCACTGATGTACGGCGAAGCACTGATCAAAAAAGGCGTCGAGATCATCGTGCTCGAATCGCCGACCGTAGGCGTGATCGGCGTGGGTGAAGGCTCCACCCCTGCCCTCAAGCGCTACTTCGACAGCCTGGGCATCGCGGAATCCGAATGGATGCCGGCCTGTAACGCCACCTACAAAAGCGGCATCACCTTCGACGGCTGGTCCACCAAGCCCGGATACGCAAGCTACTTCCACCAGTTCGCCACCATGGTCGACAACCTGACCCTGCCGAACTTCATGGAGAACGTCCACGCGCGCCAACGCGGCGCCGACGTCGACGCTCGTCCCAACCGCTACTTCCTGTCGGCGCGCCTGGCGGACGACTGCCTGGCGCCGCAGGCGTCCGAGAACTTCCCCTTCTTCACCACCTACGGCTACCACTTCGACGCCGCCTTGCTGGGCCAGTTCCTGCAACAGCGCGCAGCCGCGCTGGGCGTGCAGTACAAGAGCTGCCACGTCACGCACGCGGTAATGAATGAACGCGGCGACATCGCCGCCGTCGCCACCAAGGAAGGCGAACAGATTGCCGCCGACTTCTTCATCGACTGCTCCGGCTTCTCGGCGCTCCTGATCGGCAAAACGCTGGAGACGCCGTTCGTCAGCTATGCCGACAACCTGTTCAACGATGCGGCCATCGCCATGCCGAGCGAGATCGGCGCAAAGATCCCGACCCTGACCGTGTCGACCGCCATGAAGCACGGCTGGTCGTGGAAAATCCCGCTCACCAACCGTTATGGCAACGGCTATGTGTACAGCTCCTCCTTCGTCTCGGCCGACGAAGCCGAGCACGAACTGCGCGCCAAACTGGGCCTGCTGGCATCGGACACACAGGCGCGGCACCTGAAGATGAAGCTGGGCCGCGTCAGCAAGCACTGGAACCGCAACGTGCTGGCGGTGGGCCTGTCGCAGGGCTTCCTGGAGCCGCTGGAAGCGACCGCGCTGTACCTGACGCAGATGACGGCCGCGATCTTCCTGCTGTTCCTGGAAAAGGGCGACATGAGCGAGCAGGCGCAAGACGTCTACAACCAGGAAATCCACGACTACTTCGACGGCCACCGCGACTACATCGTGGCCCACTACAAGACCAACAGCCGCAGCGACACGCCGTACTGGCGCGCCAACGCGGAGAACCTGGGCGGCGTATCGGACTCGCTCAAGCACATCTTCCAAACCTGGATCGAAGGCCGCGACCTGGCGGCGGAGATTCGTCGTCAGAACATCGAGCGTTACTACCCGGTGGGTTCGTGGTATGCGCTGCTGGCGGGCATGGGTTCGTTCCCGGAGATCGCGCAGACAGGAAGCGGCGCAGATGCGCTGGCGCCGCTGGATGACTTCATGCGCCGCTGCGCCCTCAACTTCCGCGACCATCGCGCGGTGCTGAATGAGCTGGGTCGCCCAGCCGAGATGTAA